A window of the Equus przewalskii isolate Varuska chromosome 10, EquPr2, whole genome shotgun sequence genome harbors these coding sequences:
- the TP53I13 gene encoding tumor protein p53-inducible protein 13 isoform X3: MAWVEPAWAAHWLKRRRRRKQRKAWFLSDSLSGPSPLVPTPRRGQLCRRGCVKALALAFTLRSWRPPGAEVASRRPRQLSPGGVKRRGLRAALGLQPIPSALRFPSAFPRSLEAKQPMLGTPGEGGNAPSVPTAPLLPGGPRGNASSRIEAQLPKGQSSPGGCACPSQASPAPRAAAPPRAARGPTPRTEEAAWAAMALTFLLVLLTLATLCTRLHRNFRRGESIYWEPTADSQDTVAAVLKRRLLMPPRRVKRSRRRPLLPPTPDSGPDGDSSN; encoded by the exons ATGGCATGGGTAGAGCCAGCCTGGGCTGCCCACTGGCTGAAGAGGAGGCGGcggaggaagcagaggaaggcaTGGTTCCTCTCTGACAGCCTTTCTGGACCCTCTCCCCTGGTGCCAACCCCCCGCAGAGGGCAGCTGTGCCGGAGAGGGTGTGTGAAG GCCCTGGCTTTGGCCTTTACTCTGCGGAGCTGGCGGCCCCCAGGTGCAGAGGTGGCATCTAGAAGGCCCAGGCAGCTCTCTCCTGGTGGTGTCAAGAGGCGTGGGTTGCGAGCTGCCCTTGGTCTCCAGCCCATCCCCTCAGCCCTGAGGTTCCCCTCTGCTTTCCCACGGAGCTTGGAGGCCAAGCAGCCCATGTTGGGAACCCCCGGTGAAGGGGGTAATGCCCCATCTGTGCCTACTGCCCCCCTGCTGCCTGGGGGGCCTAGAGGCAATGCCAGCTCCAGGATAGAGGCTCAGCTGCCCAAAGGGCAGAGCAGCCCTGGGGGCTGTGCCTGTCCAAGTCAGGCTTCCCCCGCCCCGCGGGCAGCAGCGCCTCCGCGGGCAGCCCGGGGCCCCACCCCGCGCACGGAGGAGGCCGCCTGGGCTGCCATGGCCCTGACCTTCCTGTTGGTGCTGCTCACCCTGGCCACGCTCTGCACTCGGCTGCACCGAAACTTCCGACGCGGGGAGAGCATCTACTGGGAGCCCACAGCGGACAGCCAGGACACAGTGGCCG CTGTGCTGAAGCGGAGGCTGCTGATGCCCCCGCGCCGGGTCAAGCGCTCCCGCCGGAGACCCCTCCTCCCGCCCACGCCAGACAGTGGCCCGGATGGGGACAGCTCCAACTGA
- the TP53I13 gene encoding tumor protein p53-inducible protein 13 isoform X1, whose product MAPPPPSPQLLLLAALAGLLGPREVVAEPAEEAGARCPEGLWPLPPQVSPRVAYTRMSPQQAEGVSFLYHPCAHPWLKLQLALLAHICVAQPSLAPDSSLTQDRPLVLAAWGVALEMAWVEPAWAAHWLKRRRRRKQRKAWFLSDSLSGPSPLVPTPRRGQLCRRGCVKALALAFTLRSWRPPGAEVASRRPRQLSPGGVKRRGLRAALGLQPIPSALRFPSAFPRSLEAKQPMLGTPGEGGNAPSVPTAPLLPGGPRGNASSRIEAQLPKGQSSPGGCACPSQASPAPRAAAPPRAARGPTPRTEEAAWAAMALTFLLVLLTLATLCTRLHRNFRRGESIYWEPTADSQDTVAAVLKRRLLMPPRRVKRSRRRPLLPPTPDSGPDGDSSN is encoded by the exons ATGGCGCCTCCTCCGCCTTCGCCCCAGCTGCTGCTCTTGGCAGCCCTGGCGGGGCTCCTGGGCCCCCGCGAG GTGGTGGCTGAGCCGGCGGAGGAGGCGGGAGCCCGGTGTCCCGAGGGCCTGTGGCCTCTACCCCCACAG GTGTCACCAAGAGTGGCCTACACGCGGATGAGCCCACAGCAG GCTGAGGGCGTCAGCTTCCTCTAccacccctgtgcccacccctggCTGAAGCTCCAGCTGGCCCTCCTGGCCCACATTTGTGTTGCCCAGCCCTCTCTGGCCCCTGACTCCAGCCTCACTCAGGATCGG CCTCTGGTGCTGGCAGCATGGGGGGTGGCGCTGGAGATGGCATGGGTAGAGCCAGCCTGGGCTGCCCACTGGCTGAAGAGGAGGCGGcggaggaagcagaggaaggcaTGGTTCCTCTCTGACAGCCTTTCTGGACCCTCTCCCCTGGTGCCAACCCCCCGCAGAGGGCAGCTGTGCCGGAGAGGGTGTGTGAAG GCCCTGGCTTTGGCCTTTACTCTGCGGAGCTGGCGGCCCCCAGGTGCAGAGGTGGCATCTAGAAGGCCCAGGCAGCTCTCTCCTGGTGGTGTCAAGAGGCGTGGGTTGCGAGCTGCCCTTGGTCTCCAGCCCATCCCCTCAGCCCTGAGGTTCCCCTCTGCTTTCCCACGGAGCTTGGAGGCCAAGCAGCCCATGTTGGGAACCCCCGGTGAAGGGGGTAATGCCCCATCTGTGCCTACTGCCCCCCTGCTGCCTGGGGGGCCTAGAGGCAATGCCAGCTCCAGGATAGAGGCTCAGCTGCCCAAAGGGCAGAGCAGCCCTGGGGGCTGTGCCTGTCCAAGTCAGGCTTCCCCCGCCCCGCGGGCAGCAGCGCCTCCGCGGGCAGCCCGGGGCCCCACCCCGCGCACGGAGGAGGCCGCCTGGGCTGCCATGGCCCTGACCTTCCTGTTGGTGCTGCTCACCCTGGCCACGCTCTGCACTCGGCTGCACCGAAACTTCCGACGCGGGGAGAGCATCTACTGGGAGCCCACAGCGGACAGCCAGGACACAGTGGCCG CTGTGCTGAAGCGGAGGCTGCTGATGCCCCCGCGCCGGGTCAAGCGCTCCCGCCGGAGACCCCTCCTCCCGCCCACGCCAGACAGTGGCCCGGATGGGGACAGCTCCAACTGA
- the TP53I13 gene encoding tumor protein p53-inducible protein 13 isoform X2 — MSPQQAEGVSFLYHPCAHPWLKLQLALLAHICVAQPSLAPDSSLTQDRPLVLAAWGVALEMAWVEPAWAAHWLKRRRRRKQRKAWFLSDSLSGPSPLVPTPRRGQLCRRGCVKALALAFTLRSWRPPGAEVASRRPRQLSPGGVKRRGLRAALGLQPIPSALRFPSAFPRSLEAKQPMLGTPGEGGNAPSVPTAPLLPGGPRGNASSRIEAQLPKGQSSPGGCACPSQASPAPRAAAPPRAARGPTPRTEEAAWAAMALTFLLVLLTLATLCTRLHRNFRRGESIYWEPTADSQDTVAAVLKRRLLMPPRRVKRSRRRPLLPPTPDSGPDGDSSN; from the exons ATGAGCCCACAGCAG GCTGAGGGCGTCAGCTTCCTCTAccacccctgtgcccacccctggCTGAAGCTCCAGCTGGCCCTCCTGGCCCACATTTGTGTTGCCCAGCCCTCTCTGGCCCCTGACTCCAGCCTCACTCAGGATCGG CCTCTGGTGCTGGCAGCATGGGGGGTGGCGCTGGAGATGGCATGGGTAGAGCCAGCCTGGGCTGCCCACTGGCTGAAGAGGAGGCGGcggaggaagcagaggaaggcaTGGTTCCTCTCTGACAGCCTTTCTGGACCCTCTCCCCTGGTGCCAACCCCCCGCAGAGGGCAGCTGTGCCGGAGAGGGTGTGTGAAG GCCCTGGCTTTGGCCTTTACTCTGCGGAGCTGGCGGCCCCCAGGTGCAGAGGTGGCATCTAGAAGGCCCAGGCAGCTCTCTCCTGGTGGTGTCAAGAGGCGTGGGTTGCGAGCTGCCCTTGGTCTCCAGCCCATCCCCTCAGCCCTGAGGTTCCCCTCTGCTTTCCCACGGAGCTTGGAGGCCAAGCAGCCCATGTTGGGAACCCCCGGTGAAGGGGGTAATGCCCCATCTGTGCCTACTGCCCCCCTGCTGCCTGGGGGGCCTAGAGGCAATGCCAGCTCCAGGATAGAGGCTCAGCTGCCCAAAGGGCAGAGCAGCCCTGGGGGCTGTGCCTGTCCAAGTCAGGCTTCCCCCGCCCCGCGGGCAGCAGCGCCTCCGCGGGCAGCCCGGGGCCCCACCCCGCGCACGGAGGAGGCCGCCTGGGCTGCCATGGCCCTGACCTTCCTGTTGGTGCTGCTCACCCTGGCCACGCTCTGCACTCGGCTGCACCGAAACTTCCGACGCGGGGAGAGCATCTACTGGGAGCCCACAGCGGACAGCCAGGACACAGTGGCCG CTGTGCTGAAGCGGAGGCTGCTGATGCCCCCGCGCCGGGTCAAGCGCTCCCGCCGGAGACCCCTCCTCCCGCCCACGCCAGACAGTGGCCCGGATGGGGACAGCTCCAACTGA
- the ABHD15 gene encoding protein ABHD15, translated as MPPWGAALALLLAALALLGLLAPRLRRPGRRAVGARTPPGARVQDHAEEGDGGGPADRFDDGREPLPGGCRLICKPSALAQCLLRALRRSAALEPGPRSWLSGPHLQTLCHFVLPVGPGPELAREYLQLADDGLVALDWVVGPCARGRRVTNAGGLPAVLLVIPNAWGRLTRNVLGLCLLALERGYYPVIFHRRGHHGCPLVSPRLQPFGDPSDLKEAVTYIRFRHPAAPLFAVSEGSGSALLLSYLGECGSSSYVTGAACISPVLRCREWFEAGLPWPYERGFLLHQKIALSRYATALEDTVDTRKLFRSRSLREFEETLFCHTKSFPITWDTYWDHNDPLRDVDEAAVPVLCICSADDPVCGPPDHFLPTELFHSNPYFFLLLSRHGGHCGFLRREPLPAWSHEVILEYFRALTEFFRTEERMKGLSRRRASVLGGRRRWGTLQRREISPSSNLEEIFSWKRSYTR; from the exons ATGCCGCCGTGGGGCGCCGCCCTCGCCCTGCTCCTGGCCGCGCTCGCCCTGCTTGGCCTGCTCGCTCCGCGGCTGCGGCGCCCCGGGAGGCGCGCCGTCGGAGCGAGGACCCCTCCGGGGGCCCGGGTCCAGGACCACGCGGAGGAGGGGGACGGCGGAGGGCCCGCAGACCGGTTTGACGACGGGCGTGAGCCGCTGCCCGGCGGGTGCAGGCTCATCTGTAAGCCGTCGGCGCTGGCCCAGTGCCTGCTGCGCGCCTTGCGACGCTCGGCAGCGCTGGAGCCGGGCCCGCGCTCCTGGCTGTCTGGGCCCCACCTGCAGACCCTCTGCCACTTCGTGCTGCCCGTGGGGCCCGGGCCTGAGCTGGCCCGGGAGTACCTGCAGTTGGCGGACGACGGGCTGGTGGCCCTCGACTGGGTCGTAGGACCTTGCGCCCGGGGCCGCCGGGTCACCAACGCCGGGGGCCTCCCTGCGGTGCTGCTGGTGATCCCCAATGCGTGGGGGCGCCTCACACGCAACGTGCTCGGCCTCTGCCTGCTCGCGCTGGAGCGCGGCTACTACCCGGTCATCTTCCACCGCCGCGGCCACCACGGCTGCCCGCTGGTCAGCCCCCGGCTGCAGCCTTTCGGGGACCCGTCCGATCTCAAGGAGGCGGTCACTTACATCCGCTTCCGACACCCGGCGGCCCCGCTCTTCGCGGTGAGCGAGGGCTCGGGCTCGGCGCTGCTGTTGTCCTACCTGGGCGAGTGCGGCTCCTCCAGCTACGTGACGGGGGCCGCCTGCATCTCGCCGGTGCTGCGCTGCCGCGAGTGGTTCGAGGCCGGCCTGCCCTGGCCCTACGAGCGGGGCTTTCTGCTCCACCAGAAGATCGCCCTCAGCAG GTATGCCACGGCCCTGGAGGACACAGTGGATACCCGCAAACTGTTCAGGAGCCGCTCCCTGCGAGAGTTTGAGGAGACCCTCTTCTGCCACACCAAGAGTTTCCCCATCACCTGGGACACCTACTGGGACCACAACGACCCCCTTCGGGATGTAGACGAGGCTGCCGTGCCTGTGCTGTGTATCTGCAGCGCTGATGACCCCGTGTGCGGGCCCCCAGACCACTTTCTGCCGACTGAGCTCTTTCACAGCAACCCCTACTTCTTCCTCCTGCTCAGTCGCCACGGAGGCCACTGTGGCTTCCTGCGCCGAGAGCCCTTGCCAGCCTGGAGCCACGAGGTCATCTTGGAGTACTTCCGAGCCTTGACTGAGTTCTTCCGAACGGAAGAGAGGATGAAAGGGCTGAGCAGGCGCAGAGCTTCGGTCCTAGGGGGCCGGCGACGGTGGGGAACCCTGCAGAGACGGGAGATCTCTCCCTCTTCCAATCTGGAGGAGATCTTTAGCTGGAAACGCTCATATACAAGGTGA